The following proteins come from a genomic window of Brachyspira pilosicoli:
- a CDS encoding tyrosine-type recombinase/integrase, protein MNNEIMLTNNQIQNLKNVFGEAYTNVIRQYYKNNENLSYENIIKFLKENKKTKSNATIALYKAALKKLIKYQIKDLNKKAIIDSAFSEIKITKRDNTITKEKIVSKDIVNKMIKLSNEKNKLIIQTLYSTGLRVSELINIKKKDCKKTIEDNITYISISVIGKGNKERKIKLKIELYNKILKTFQGKIYLFETKNKRTFTRQYIYKIVNTAGLKALGTRQVHPHTLRHSFATHLLIKDNKSLKAVSKYLGHSSTAITSDFYIHDELSIKDLIKF, encoded by the coding sequence ATGAATAATGAAATTATGTTAACTAATAATCAAATACAAAATTTAAAAAATGTATTTGGAGAAGCCTATACTAATGTCATCAGACAATACTATAAAAATAATGAAAACTTAAGTTATGAAAATATTATAAAGTTTTTAAAAGAAAACAAAAAAACTAAATCTAATGCAACTATAGCATTGTATAAAGCAGCATTAAAGAAACTAATAAAATATCAAATAAAAGATTTAAATAAAAAAGCAATAATAGACAGCGCATTTTCAGAAATAAAAATAACTAAAAGAGACAATACAATAACTAAAGAAAAAATAGTATCAAAAGATATAGTCAATAAAATGATAAAATTATCTAATGAAAAAAACAAACTCATTATACAAACATTATACTCTACAGGATTAAGAGTTTCGGAATTGATAAATATAAAGAAAAAAGACTGCAAAAAAACTATAGAAGACAATATTACTTATATATCAATATCAGTTATTGGAAAAGGAAATAAAGAAAGAAAGATTAAACTAAAGATAGAACTTTATAATAAAATATTAAAAACTTTTCAGGGAAAAATATATTTATTTGAAACTAAAAATAAAAGAACTTTTACAAGACAATACATATATAAAATAGTTAATACTGCAGGATTAAAAGCATTAGGAACAAGACAGGTGCATCCTCATACATTAAGACATAGTTTCGCTACTCATTTACTTATAAAAGACAATAAAAGCTTAAAAGCTGTAAGTAAATATTTAGGACATAGTTCTACTGCTATAACTTCTGATTTTTATATTCATGATGAATTATCAATAAAAGATTTAATAAAATTTTAA
- a CDS encoding rhamnan synthesis F family protein, whose product MQKILTIFAGYDRDNIIDDYVVYYIKELNKISDVIYVSDCNMLDNELKKIDNHCIHIINGRHGEYDFGSYKRGYLYAKENNILQNYDKIIFCNDSCYGPFFNLENIIYKITDYNFGGIYISKDLKIAEHDYITSFFIIIDKKIYNTNFFNNFILNIKKEPDKMDIIKKYEFGLSKLMLDNNIELQAIFNDNGKFNRPYFSPLSLIEEGFPLLKRHILEKKITVPLNIDELKTILNIIKNNYDIKLIVNHLNRIADKNQIKYLFQKYKPYKKAFINEKLFCLFTRYSPSGKYQTVYKIFNSITISIEKPIKDSYIETNYKDFNFLLEI is encoded by the coding sequence ATGCAAAAGATACTAACAATATTTGCCGGATATGATAGAGATAATATTATAGATGATTATGTTGTTTATTATATTAAAGAATTAAATAAAATATCTGATGTTATTTATGTATCTGATTGCAACATGTTAGATAATGAATTAAAAAAAATTGATAATCATTGTATACATATAATTAACGGCCGTCATGGCGAATATGATTTTGGATCATACAAAAGAGGATATTTATATGCAAAAGAAAATAATATTTTGCAAAACTATGATAAAATAATTTTTTGTAATGATTCTTGTTATGGTCCTTTCTTTAATTTAGAAAATATCATATATAAAATAACTGATTATAATTTCGGCGGAATATATATAAGCAAAGACTTAAAAATAGCTGAACATGATTATATAACAAGTTTTTTTATAATAATAGATAAAAAAATATATAATACCAATTTCTTTAATAACTTTATTTTAAACATAAAAAAAGAACCTGATAAAATGGATATAATAAAAAAATATGAATTTGGACTATCAAAATTAATGCTTGATAATAATATAGAATTGCAAGCTATATTTAATGATAATGGAAAATTCAACAGACCATATTTTAGCCCTTTATCTTTAATAGAAGAAGGTTTTCCTTTATTAAAAAGACATATATTAGAAAAAAAAATTACTGTACCATTAAATATTGATGAATTAAAAACTATATTAAATATTATCAAAAATAATTATGACATAAAATTAATAGTCAATCATCTTAATAGAATAGCTGATAAAAATCAAATTAAATACTTATTTCAAAAATATAAACCTTACAAAAAAGCATTTATAAATGAAAAACTATTTTGTTTATTTACTCGCTATTCTCCATCAGGAAAATATCAAACTGTATATAAGATATTTAATTCAATAACTATATCTATAGAAAAACCAATAAAAGATTCTTATATAGAAACTAACTATAAAGATTTTAACTTCTTACTTGAGATATAA